In Candidatus Thermoplasmatota archaeon, the genomic window TCGACCTGCTCAAGTTCAAGACAATGAGCACGGAGATGATGGCGTATCTATGGATCTCGATCGAGCACGGCCAGTCGATGCTCGTCTGCGGAGGCACTGCGAGCGGCAAGACTACTACCCTCAACGCGATCCTGCTTTTCATCCCGCCTCAGATGAAGATCGTCTCCATCGAAGACACCAGGGAGCTCAACCTGCCCCACGAGAACTGGGTCCCGGGCCTCACGAGGGAAGGGTTCGGAGGCAAGAGCCACATCACTGGCAGGGCGTCAGGCGAGATAGACATGTTCGATCTCCTCACATCAGCCATGAGACAGAGGCCACAGTACCTGATGGTCGGTGAGGTCAGAGGCAAGGAGGCATACGTCGTCTTCCAGGCCATGGCCACCGGCAAGACCTGCTACTCAACCTTCCACGCGGAGGACGTCCAGGCGATGGTGCACAGGATGGAGAACGACCCGATCAACCTGCCAAGGGCGCTTATCACGGCACTGAACATCGTCCTACTCCAGGCACAGGTCAAGGTCGGCACCAAGATGACCAGGCGTGTGAAATCTCTTACTGAGATCGTTGGCATCGACCCTGAGACGAACGAGCTCATCACCAACTCGGTCTACACATGGAATCCCGCGGATGACAGCTTCAACTACAGCGGCCACAGCTACGTTTACGAGAAGGTCAGGATGGCCAGGAACTGGGCCCCGAGAGAGATGGAGAGGGAGATCAAGAGGCGTGTGGACATCCTGGAGTACATGAAGAAGATCGGGATGGACAACCACAGGAAGGTCGCAACGATCATCTCTGCATATTACAAGGACCCCGAGAAGGTCATGAAGGAAGTGAGGGCAAAGCTGGCTGAGGGCGCGGAGAAGCTCTGAGTTTGTTGATTCTGAGTATCTTCAAGACTGGGGGCGTAATCCGATTCGGGGCTATGCTCTTGTTCACGACCAGGATTTCCTGCCAGGGGACGATGCTTCCCACCGCGCGCTCGAGCGACCAGTCTAATACTGACCGGCTGCATTCACCATCGCAGGCAGACTGGACGAAGGCCCACGTGGGCTCCTTTGGCTCTCTATTTGTTCTGGGGACCGCTCGTGATATGGGGCATTTTCGTTGCCGCCTTGATTCTGGTGGGATCTCCGATCCGGGTTAGGGTCAATGTGATGTGTGTTGCGGGGGCGGTACTCGGGATTGCTGCTGTGACTGCCGGATGGGACTTCAATACTAACACCACCTTGTGGGAGAGCTCCATGGGACTGTGGTACTTCATCATAGCATCATAGCTCGCCTTGTTGACGCCTCTCTAGCCGGCCTAGGACGGGCGCTCAGCCTAGCAATCGATCTGAACTTCGCCCACCTGTACGGATATGATATCTCAGGTGACGGGTATATGATCGCCTTCGTCTCCGCGGCGACAGTGATCCTCAGAATGGCGCTCCCGGTCTTTGTGGGACACCGGGGAGACTGGTTTCAGATGACGATTCGTGATCGACTGCTGACCGTTCGAGCGAGGGGGCTGCACCTGACCGGGAAGCCATCGACCTAGGGCCCTGCCAGAACAAAGGGAAATGAAAAGCGTATAAGGGGTTTACTGGGTTTGGAGGCTCGAAAGGACTACTGGTTCTCGTCCTCTTCGCCTGACCCGGTCTCTTTCTCCTCGCCGCTCACGGGCGTCTTGATGATCTTCTTGGGCACGACCTTTCGGTCTATCGGCCTTCTGATGACCATCCTGGGCGCCATTGCCGGAGGCACCTGCTGAGCCTGTGTGCCGCCTCTCTCCTCCGTCAGAGGCGCCCCCTCGACCGCCCTCTCCTCGGGCGGCGCCGCGGGTGGCAGGCCCTTCTTTGGCGGTGCTACTGCTGGCTTGACCGCCCCGAACACGGTGCCGCACTTGTGGCACACGTTCGCTTCCTTCGGGTTCAGCGTGCCACAGACCGGGCACGGGACCGGGCCCTCCTTCTTCTTCTCCTCTTCCCTGGCGAGCCAGTCGTCGAAGCTGATGTACCCAGGCTGCGCCATCCACCAGGCCTCGAATGCCTTCTCGCTGAACTTCTTGCCTAGCTCGGGCTTCGCGAGCTCGCGGTACTTGGAGACGATCTCATCGTACTCCTTCCTCATGCGCTCGAGGTAGTCGGCCTCCACTTCGGTCTCGCCCGCGAACTTCACGCCACAGTTCGGGCACTCGGTCGATTCAGCAGGTATCCACGCGCCGCACTCGGAGCACTTCATCGTGCCAGCTTCGAACTCGACACCACACTTCGGGCATCTCTTGCTCGCGGCCGGTATGAACGCGCCGCACTCGCCGCACTCCACGAGTTTACCAAGACCATATATATAAGTGTACACGGTGAAGCCAGCAACAACGCCAACAACAGCGACGATGATGAGTACCCAGACCCACCACGGGAACAATCCGCCCGAGACTTGTGCGCTCACATGGATCGTGGTCGCGCTGTCAT contains:
- a CDS encoding type II/IV secretion system ATPase subunit, translating into MSAYYNFLLKIKPKPLMIALPKSETGTDMSRITDIPKISEPNVDEVELLPIKQNYVYVRIKYDNKSNEYLYEVIEPKLSEDERDVLTLLKETLVASVEKMTETVAEEKEKYLRRIVERLMVQLGVTLHPISKERVTYYIIRDFIGYGVINAMMSDPNVEDCSCDGVDVPFYIYHRKYGSIRSNLRFVKEVELDGYVVWLAQKCGKHISVASPLLDATIPDGSRLQATLGRHVTKRGSSFTIRRFKENPFTPLDLLKFKTMSTEMMAYLWISIEHGQSMLVCGGTASGKTTTLNAILLFIPPQMKIVSIEDTRELNLPHENWVPGLTREGFGGKSHITGRASGEIDMFDLLTSAMRQRPQYLMVGEVRGKEAYVVFQAMATGKTCYSTFHAEDVQAMVHRMENDPINLPRALITALNIVLLQAQVKVGTKMTRRVKSLTEIVGIDPETNELITNSVYTWNPADDSFNYSGHSYVYEKVRMARNWAPREMEREIKRRVDILEYMKKIGMDNHRKVATIISAYYKDPEKVMKEVRAKLAEGAEKL